In Taeniopygia guttata chromosome Z, bTaeGut7.mat, whole genome shotgun sequence, one genomic interval encodes:
- the TMEM215 gene encoding transmembrane protein 215 has product MARTLRPDDINPRTGLVVALVSVFLVFGFMFTVSGIKGETLGDIPLLAIGPAICLPGIAAIALTRKTDGCTKCPENMRPCCKEVKDRDGMELLRTPSDLESGKGSCDELARKAYRKDRRGLRGEDTVFICTTSTTAAATAECKSLTKKVEQEEMLKYLDCCYPEMPENVLVGDVSTYSALEKKSSSPSRDSTPCPDIEDNIFVAPKDSIIVCSYKDNSPYDRYCCYINPTGVNSDQETIV; this is encoded by the coding sequence ATGGCGCGGACCCTGAGACCCGACGACATCAACCCCCGGACGGGGCTTGTGGTGGCTCTGGTTAGCGTCTTTCTGGTGTTCGGCTTCATGTTCACCGTGTCTGGCATCAAGGGAGAGACCCTGGGAGACATCCCGCTGCTGGCTATCGGGCCGGCCATCTGCCTGCCGGGCATTGCCGCCATCGCCCTCACCAGAAAGACTGACGGCTGCACCAAATGTCCCGAGAACATGCGTCCGTGCTGCAAGGAAGTCAAGGACCGGGACGGCATGGAGCTGCTAAGGACCCCCTCGGACCTGGAGTCTGGCAAGGGGAGTTGTGACGAGCTGGCCAGGAAAGCTTACCGCAAGGACAGAAGAGGGCTGAGGGGAGAGGACACCGTGTTCATTtgcaccaccagcaccaccGCCGCTGCCACGGCAGAGTGCAAGAGCCTCACCAAAAaggtggagcaggaggagatgcTGAAATACCTGGACTGTTGTTACCCAGAGATGCCAGAGAATGTGTTAGTGGGAGATGTCTCCACATACAGTGCCTTGGAGAAGAAgagctcttctcccagcagggacagcactcCTTGCCCTGACATTGAAGACAACATTTTTGTGGCTCCTAAAGATAGTATCATTGTCTGCTCTTACAAGGATAACAGCCCCTATGACAGGTACTGTTGTTACATAAACCCCACTGGAGTCAATTCAGACCAGGAGACCATTGTGTGA